The proteins below come from a single Brienomyrus brachyistius isolate T26 unplaced genomic scaffold, BBRACH_0.4 scaffold63, whole genome shotgun sequence genomic window:
- the LOC125725257 gene encoding protein NLRC3-like translates to MLRTRRATHSIPTEAVLPLTSILSKRMEGAARVGTLTWSVHQVTEIRGFSDAQKEEYFRKRFNDQSLASRIITHVKSSRSLFIMCHIPVFCWISATVLKRLFSETDRGEIPKTLTEMYTHFLIFQTSLKNDKYMKNHETELKEYSKEFLLKLGKLAFDNLEKGNLLFYEQDLTENGIDVTETSVYSGVCTEVFKEEYGLYQEKVYCFVHLSIQEYFAALYVFLSNSSADLLNTAVDHALKSKNGHLDLYLRFLLGLSTDSSKSLLHRLLGQTRISSHTIKETAQYIHPSIFQTTYPSELWEVQSLSQKPWARDREQPRMGGQPITAAQYIKEKIQENLSPERTINLFHCLTELGDNSLVEEVQRYLNSGNISADDLSPAQYSALAFVMLMSDEELDVFDLKKYIRSDKQHCRLLPVVKNSRTALTFQHPCPKPPVSKSEGTVARKSSLERRILGRNHSQRGSPSSRGQQRKP, encoded by the exons TGttcaccaggtgacagagatacgagggttcagtgatgctcagaaggaggagtatttcaggaagagatttaatgatcagagcttggccagcaggattatcacacatgtgaaatcatcaaggagcctcttcatcatgtgccacatacctgtgttctgctggatttcagccactgtgcttaagaggctttttagtgagactgacaggggagaaattccaaagactctgactgaaatgtacacacacttcctgatctttcagacaagtttaaaaaatgacaagtatatgaaaaaccatgaaactgagcttaaggaatacagcaaggaattccttttaaaactcggtaaactggcttttgacaaccttgagaaaggcaatctcttATTTTATGAACAAGAcctgacagagaatggcattgatgtcactgaaacttcagtttactctggagtgtgcacagaagtctttaaagaggagtatgggttgtaccaggagaaggtgtactgctttgtgcatctgagcatccaggagtatttcgctgctttatatgtgtttctgtcaaactcatcagctgacctgctgaacactgcagtggatcatgcattaaagagcaagaatggacacttggacctctacctccgcttcctcctgggcctctcaacagactccagtaagagtcTGTTACACAGGCTACTGGGACAGACAAGAATCAGCTCACAtaccattaaggaaacagcccaatacatccatccatccattttccaaaccacttatccttctgagTTGTGGgaagtccagagcctatcccagaagccatgggcacgagacagggaacaacccaggatggggggccagcccatcacagcagcccaatacatcaaggagaaaatacaggagaatttatctccagaaaggaccatcaacctgttccactgtctgactgaactgggtgacaattctctagtagaagaagtacaaagatacctgaattcaggaaacatttcagcagatgacctctcacctgcacagtactcagctctggcctttgtgatgctgatgtcagatgaggagctggatgtgtttgatctgaagaaatacatcagatcagataaacagcactgcaggctgctgcctgtggtcaagaactccaggacggctct cacttttcagcatccctgcccaaagcccccagtgagcaagtcagaggggacagtggcaaggaaaagctccctagaaagaagaatccttgggaggaaccatagtcaaagggggagcccatcctccagggggcagcagaggaagccctaa